A DNA window from Bradyrhizobium sp. CCBAU 53421 contains the following coding sequences:
- a CDS encoding chemotaxis protein CheW — translation MTSKTETSEGAMAEYVTAVIGGQLFGLPISRVQDVFMPERLTRVPLASSEIAGVLNLRGRIVTVVDMRARLGLPKADDGQLPMAVGVDQRGESYGLLIDQIGEVLRLPDDSREDNPVNLDPRMAKLAGGVHRLDGQLMVVLDVDRVLELVPKIASNTLAAA, via the coding sequence ATGACCAGCAAGACCGAGACCAGTGAGGGCGCGATGGCCGAATACGTCACCGCGGTGATCGGCGGGCAGCTGTTCGGGCTGCCGATCTCGCGGGTGCAGGACGTGTTCATGCCGGAGCGGCTGACGCGGGTGCCGCTGGCCTCCAGCGAGATCGCCGGCGTGCTCAACCTGCGCGGCCGCATCGTCACCGTGGTCGACATGCGCGCCCGGCTCGGCCTGCCGAAGGCCGACGACGGCCAGCTGCCGATGGCGGTCGGCGTCGACCAGCGCGGCGAATCCTATGGCCTTTTGATCGACCAGATCGGCGAGGTGCTGCGGCTGCCGGACGACAGCCGCGAGGACAACCCGGTCAACCTCGATCCCCGCATGGCCAAGCTCGCCGGCGGCGTCCACCGCCTCGACGGCCAGCTCATGGTCGTCCTCGACGTCGATCGCGTGCTCGAACTGGTGCCCAAGATAGCTTCCAACACACTTGCTGCAGCGTAA
- a CDS encoding hybrid sensor histidine kinase/response regulator — protein sequence MDDLLREFLTESSESLDTVDNQLVQFEQDPNNAKILDNIFRLVHTIKGTCGFLGLPRLEALAHAGETLMGKFRDGMPVKAEAVTLILSSIDRIKEILGGLEATEAEPEGNDRDLIDQLEAMVEHGMAALSGSTQSMPTAEDDVPVVEAPSVQAAMTEGTLVVQTLERPLRPGEVSLDELERAFRETETEVAAPAPVAKPAAAPAAEPTEAARKPARKAIAEDVQEGDKIANQSIRVNVDTLEHLMTMVSELVLTRNQLLEISRRNEDTEFKVPLQRLSNVTAELQEGVMKTRMQPIGNAWQKLPRIVRDLSGELGKQIELEMHGADTELDRQVLDLIKDPLTHMVRNSADHGLETTAERVAAGKPEQGTIRLSAYHEGGHIIICIADNGRGLNTERIKAKALQNGLVTEAELEKMTEAQIHKFIFAPGFSTAAQVTSVSGRGVGMDVVRTNIDQIGGTIDIKSVAGEGASVTIKIPLTLAIVSALIVEAGGDRFAIPQLSVVELVRARANSEHRIERIKDTAVLRLRNKLLPLIHLKKLLKIDDGATTSDAENGFIVVTQVGSQTFGIVVDGVFHTEEIVVKPMSTKLRHIDMFSGNTILGDGAVIMIIDPNGIAKALGASGSSAHDMADDSASAHANSGEQLTSLLVFRAGSSQPKAVPLGLVTRLEEIATDKIELSNGRYMVQYREQLMPLVQMAGVEMQSQGSQPILVFADDGRSMGLVVDEIIDIVEERLNIEVAGSQDGILGSAVIKGQATEVIDVGHFLPMAFADWFSRKEMRPSASAQSVLLVDDSAFFRNMLAPVLKAAGYKVRTAGGAQEGLAALRSGQAFDVVLTDIEMPEMNGFEFAENIRSDHNLNQLPIIALSAMVSPAAIERGRQAGFHDYVAKFDRPGLIAALKEQTAEIRKAA from the coding sequence ATGGACGATCTGTTGCGCGAGTTCCTGACGGAGAGCAGCGAGAGCCTGGATACGGTCGACAACCAGCTGGTGCAGTTCGAGCAGGATCCGAACAACGCGAAGATCCTGGACAACATTTTCCGCCTTGTGCACACGATCAAGGGGACCTGCGGCTTCCTCGGGTTGCCGCGGCTGGAAGCGCTGGCGCATGCCGGCGAGACCTTGATGGGCAAGTTCCGCGACGGCATGCCGGTGAAGGCGGAAGCCGTGACGCTGATCCTGTCCTCGATCGACCGCATCAAGGAGATCCTGGGCGGGCTCGAGGCGACCGAGGCCGAGCCCGAAGGCAACGACCGCGACCTGATCGATCAGCTGGAAGCGATGGTCGAGCACGGCATGGCCGCATTGTCAGGCTCGACGCAGTCGATGCCGACTGCCGAAGACGATGTGCCTGTGGTTGAAGCGCCGTCCGTGCAGGCGGCGATGACAGAGGGCACGCTGGTGGTGCAGACGCTGGAGCGTCCGCTGCGCCCGGGCGAGGTCTCGCTCGACGAACTCGAGCGCGCCTTCCGCGAGACCGAGACCGAAGTCGCCGCGCCTGCGCCGGTCGCGAAGCCTGCTGCTGCGCCCGCCGCCGAGCCGACTGAAGCTGCCAGGAAGCCGGCCCGCAAGGCCATAGCCGAAGACGTCCAGGAAGGCGACAAGATCGCCAACCAGTCGATCCGGGTCAATGTCGACACCCTCGAACACCTCATGACCATGGTCTCCGAGCTGGTCTTGACCCGCAACCAGCTCTTGGAGATCTCACGGCGCAACGAGGACACCGAGTTCAAGGTGCCGCTGCAGCGGCTCTCCAACGTCACCGCCGAGCTGCAGGAAGGCGTCATGAAGACGCGCATGCAGCCGATCGGCAATGCCTGGCAGAAGCTGCCGCGCATCGTCCGCGATCTCAGTGGCGAACTCGGCAAGCAGATCGAGCTGGAGATGCACGGCGCCGACACCGAGCTCGACCGCCAGGTGCTCGACCTGATCAAGGACCCGTTGACGCACATGGTGCGCAACTCCGCCGATCATGGCCTCGAGACCACCGCCGAGCGCGTCGCCGCCGGCAAGCCGGAGCAGGGCACCATTCGCCTCTCCGCCTATCACGAAGGTGGCCACATCATCATCTGCATCGCCGACAACGGCCGCGGGCTCAACACCGAGCGGATCAAGGCCAAGGCGCTCCAGAACGGCCTCGTCACCGAGGCTGAGCTGGAGAAGATGACCGAGGCCCAGATCCACAAGTTCATCTTCGCGCCGGGCTTCTCGACCGCCGCGCAAGTGACCTCGGTGTCCGGCCGCGGCGTCGGCATGGACGTGGTGCGCACCAATATCGACCAGATCGGCGGCACCATCGACATCAAGAGCGTGGCCGGCGAGGGCGCCTCCGTCACCATCAAGATCCCGCTGACCCTGGCCATCGTCTCCGCCCTGATCGTGGAGGCCGGCGGCGACCGTTTTGCGATTCCCCAACTGTCTGTCGTCGAGCTGGTGCGGGCCCGTGCCAACTCCGAGCACCGCATCGAGCGGATCAAGGACACGGCAGTGCTGCGGCTGCGCAACAAGCTCTTGCCGCTGATCCATCTCAAGAAGCTGCTCAAGATCGACGACGGCGCCACCACGTCAGACGCCGAGAACGGCTTCATCGTGGTCACGCAAGTCGGCAGCCAGACCTTCGGCATCGTGGTCGACGGCGTGTTCCACACCGAGGAGATCGTGGTCAAGCCGATGTCCACCAAACTACGGCACATCGACATGTTCTCCGGCAACACCATTCTGGGTGATGGCGCCGTGATCATGATCATCGATCCCAACGGCATTGCAAAAGCCTTGGGCGCGTCCGGCTCCTCGGCCCATGACATGGCCGACGACAGCGCGAGCGCCCACGCCAATAGCGGCGAGCAGCTGACCTCGCTCTTGGTGTTCCGCGCAGGTTCGAGCCAGCCCAAGGCGGTGCCGCTCGGCCTCGTCACCCGGCTGGAAGAGATCGCAACCGACAAGATCGAGCTCTCGAACGGCCGCTACATGGTGCAGTACCGCGAGCAGCTGATGCCGCTGGTGCAGATGGCAGGGGTCGAGATGCAGAGCCAGGGATCGCAGCCGATCCTGGTGTTCGCCGACGACGGCCGCTCGATGGGGCTCGTGGTCGACGAGATCATCGACATCGTCGAGGAGCGGCTCAACATCGAGGTGGCGGGCTCGCAGGACGGCATCCTCGGTTCGGCCGTGATCAAGGGCCAGGCCACCGAGGTGATCGACGTCGGCCACTTCCTCCCGATGGCGTTCGCCGACTGGTTCTCGCGCAAGGAGATGCGGCCGTCGGCCTCGGCGCAGTCGGTGCTCTTGGTCGACGACTCCGCGTTCTTCCGCAACATGCTGGCGCCGGTGCTCAAGGCCGCCGGCTACAAGGTGCGGACCGCGGGAGGCGCCCAGGAAGGGCTCGCCGCGCTGCGCTCCGGGCAGGCCTTCGACGTCGTGCTGACCGACATCGAGATGCCCGAGATGAACGGCTTTGAGTTCGCCGAGAACATCCGAAGTGACCACAATCTCAACCAGCTGCCGATCATCGCGCTGTCGGCGATGGTGTCGCCGGCGGCGATCGAGCGCGGCCGGCAGGCCGGCTTCCACGACTATGTCGCCAAGTTCGATCGTCCCGGGCTGATCGCGGCGCTGAAAGAGCAGACCGCCGAGATCCGGAAAGCGGCCTGA
- the araD gene encoding L-arabinonate dehydratase, with translation MTKKNKTPDQLRSARWFAPDDLRAFGHRSRAMQMGYAPEEWRDRPVIAIINTWSDAQPCHMHFKSRVDDVKRGVLMAGGFPLELPALSLSESLLKPTTMLYRNMLAMDAEELLRGHPVDGVVLMGGCDKTTPGLLLGATSMNLPAIYLPAGPMLRGNWKGRTLGSGSDAWKYWDERRAGKISDKDWVDMEAGIARSYGTCMTMGTASTMTAIAEAIGMTLPGASSIPAADANHIRMSSEAGRRIVEMVWEDLTPQKIQTRRAFENAITVAMAMGCSTNAIIHLIAQARRAGQDISLDDFEKASRKVPVIANVRPSGDLYLMEDFFYAGGLPALMSRIKPHLHLDSITVTGKTLGENIAGAEVHNDDVIRSVDNPIYKEGALAVLKGNLAPDGCVIKPSACDPRFLKHTGPALVFDDYPSMKKAVDDPDLDVTADHVLILRNAGPQGGPGMPEWGMLPIPTKLVKQGVRDMVRLSDARMSGTSYGACILHVSPESYIGGPLALVKNGDRITLDVAARTINLDVSETELARRRAEWKQPEKRFERGYGWMFSKHIKQANEGCDFDFLETGFGKPVGEPPIY, from the coding sequence ATGACCAAGAAGAACAAGACCCCGGATCAATTGCGCAGCGCGCGCTGGTTCGCGCCCGACGATCTCAGAGCCTTCGGCCATCGTTCGCGCGCGATGCAGATGGGCTACGCGCCGGAAGAATGGCGCGACCGGCCGGTGATCGCGATCATCAACACCTGGTCGGACGCGCAGCCCTGCCACATGCACTTCAAGAGCCGGGTCGACGACGTCAAGCGCGGCGTGCTGATGGCCGGCGGCTTTCCGCTGGAGCTGCCGGCGCTGTCGCTGTCGGAATCGCTGCTGAAGCCGACCACGATGCTCTATCGCAACATGCTGGCGATGGATGCCGAGGAGCTGCTGCGCGGCCATCCGGTCGATGGCGTGGTGCTGATGGGCGGTTGCGACAAGACCACGCCCGGCCTGCTGCTCGGGGCCACCAGCATGAATCTGCCGGCGATCTATCTGCCGGCGGGGCCGATGCTGCGCGGCAACTGGAAGGGCAGGACGCTCGGCTCCGGCTCGGACGCCTGGAAATACTGGGACGAGCGCCGCGCGGGAAAAATCTCCGACAAGGACTGGGTCGACATGGAGGCCGGCATCGCCCGCAGCTATGGTACCTGCATGACGATGGGCACGGCTTCGACCATGACCGCGATCGCCGAGGCGATCGGCATGACGCTGCCCGGTGCCTCGTCGATCCCCGCGGCCGACGCCAACCACATCCGCATGAGCTCGGAGGCCGGCCGCCGCATCGTCGAGATGGTGTGGGAGGATCTGACGCCGCAGAAGATCCAGACGCGAAGAGCCTTCGAGAATGCGATCACGGTCGCGATGGCGATGGGCTGCTCAACCAATGCGATCATCCACCTGATCGCGCAGGCGCGCCGCGCCGGCCAGGACATCTCGCTCGACGATTTTGAAAAGGCGAGCCGCAAGGTGCCTGTGATTGCCAATGTGCGGCCGAGCGGCGACCTCTATCTGATGGAGGATTTTTTCTATGCCGGCGGGCTGCCCGCCCTGATGAGCCGGATCAAGCCGCATCTGCATCTCGACTCCATCACCGTCACGGGCAAGACGCTCGGCGAGAACATCGCAGGCGCCGAGGTCCATAATGACGACGTCATCCGCAGCGTCGACAACCCGATCTACAAGGAGGGCGCGCTCGCGGTGCTGAAGGGCAATCTCGCACCCGACGGCTGCGTCATCAAGCCAAGCGCCTGCGATCCGCGATTCCTCAAGCACACCGGGCCGGCGCTGGTGTTCGACGACTATCCGTCGATGAAGAAGGCGGTCGACGATCCCGATCTCGACGTCACCGCAGACCACGTGCTGATCCTTCGCAACGCCGGGCCGCAAGGCGGGCCGGGCATGCCGGAATGGGGTATGCTGCCGATCCCGACCAAGCTGGTGAAGCAGGGCGTGCGCGACATGGTGCGGCTGTCGGATGCGCGGATGAGTGGCACCAGCTACGGCGCCTGCATCCTGCACGTCTCGCCGGAGTCCTATATCGGCGGCCCGCTGGCGCTGGTGAAGAACGGCGACCGCATCACGCTCGATGTTGCCGCGCGCACCATCAATCTCGATGTGTCTGAGACGGAGCTCGCCAGGCGCCGCGCGGAATGGAAGCAGCCGGAAAAGCGCTTCGAGCGCGGCTATGGCTGGATGTTCTCGAAACACATCAAGCAGGCCAATGAGGGCTGCGACTTCGATTTCCTCGAGACCGGTTTCGGCAAGCCGGTGGGCGAGCCGCCGATCTATTAA
- a CDS encoding ribonuclease activity regulator RraA gives MSKLSDATRNRLKSVSTATVATALFKRGLRIQMIQDVHPLSPDQPTMVGEAFTLRYMPAREDLNTIEVFRDRAHPQRKAIEDCPPGSVLVMDSRKDARAASAGAILVTRLMKRGCAGVVTDGGFRDSAEIARLGFPAFHHRPSAPTNLTLHQAIEINVPIGCGDAPVFPGDVILGDSDGVIVIPAHLADEIANETFEMTAFEDFVTEQVQKGRGIFGLYPATDEQTLKDFAAWRKVKGR, from the coding sequence ATGTCCAAACTCAGCGACGCCACCCGCAACAGGCTGAAATCCGTCTCCACCGCGACCGTTGCGACCGCGCTGTTCAAGCGCGGCTTGCGCATCCAGATGATCCAGGATGTCCACCCCTTGAGCCCGGATCAGCCGACCATGGTCGGCGAGGCCTTTACCTTGCGCTATATGCCGGCGCGCGAGGACCTCAACACCATCGAGGTATTCCGCGATCGCGCGCATCCGCAGCGTAAGGCGATCGAGGATTGTCCGCCGGGCAGCGTGCTTGTGATGGACAGCCGCAAGGATGCGCGCGCCGCGTCTGCCGGCGCGATCCTGGTGACGCGGCTCATGAAGCGCGGCTGCGCCGGCGTCGTCACCGACGGCGGCTTCCGCGATTCGGCCGAGATCGCGCGGCTCGGCTTCCCGGCGTTTCACCATCGCCCGAGCGCACCGACCAATCTGACGCTGCATCAGGCGATCGAGATCAATGTCCCGATCGGTTGCGGCGACGCGCCGGTGTTTCCCGGCGACGTGATCCTCGGCGACAGCGACGGGGTCATCGTGATCCCGGCGCATCTCGCCGACGAGATCGCCAATGAGACCTTCGAGATGACCGCGTTCGAGGATTTCGTCACCGAGCAGGTCCAGAAGGGCCGCGGCATCTTCGGCCTCTATCCCGCGACCGACGAGCAGACGCTGAAGGATTTTGCAGCCTGGCGGAAGGTGAAGGGACGCTAG
- a CDS encoding response regulator transcription factor produces the protein MVENGAPRGEIFVVDDDPAVRETLSVVLSTAGYKVICFADGAALLAVARSRTPACILLDVHIPGKSGLDILRELHGEDYPAPIFMISGQGDIQMAVSAIKNGALDFIEKPFRGNEIVSRLNEAIDAYTRRQAETSASRIASLHFPGREPLTRREREVLEQFTAGASNKEAGRHLGISPRTIEDHRANIMKKLGARNAADLVRIVMTAQQK, from the coding sequence ATGGTTGAGAATGGCGCTCCTCGCGGGGAAATCTTTGTAGTCGACGACGATCCCGCCGTTCGCGAGACGCTTTCCGTGGTCCTGTCGACCGCCGGCTACAAGGTGATCTGCTTTGCGGACGGCGCTGCGCTGCTTGCGGTGGCGCGCAGCAGGACCCCGGCCTGCATCCTGCTCGACGTGCATATTCCCGGCAAATCCGGCCTCGACATCCTGCGGGAGCTGCACGGCGAGGATTACCCAGCGCCGATCTTCATGATCTCCGGTCAGGGCGACATTCAGATGGCGGTCAGCGCCATCAAGAACGGCGCGCTCGACTTCATCGAGAAGCCGTTCCGCGGCAACGAGATCGTCAGCCGCCTCAATGAGGCGATCGACGCCTATACCAGGCGGCAGGCCGAGACCTCGGCGTCGCGCATCGCCTCGCTGCACTTTCCCGGCCGCGAGCCGCTCACCCGCCGCGAGCGCGAGGTGCTCGAGCAGTTCACTGCAGGCGCTTCCAACAAGGAGGCCGGGCGTCACCTCGGGATCAGCCCGCGCACGATCGAGGATCACCGCGCCAACATCATGAAGAAGCTCGGCGCGCGCAACGCCGCCGATCTCGTCCGCATCGTGATGACGGCGCAGCAGAAGTAA
- a CDS encoding PilZ domain-containing protein: protein MTEDGKSIERVTFSRGVDVCIMAIDGTWRRDCQLNAISDNDAALTVEGSIQGLNLKEFFLLLSSTGLAYRRCELVRVNGTEMDISFLKGKPTKRRSGSDEERARA from the coding sequence ATGACGGAGGACGGCAAATCCATTGAGCGTGTCACGTTCAGCCGGGGCGTCGATGTCTGCATCATGGCCATCGACGGCACCTGGCGGCGCGACTGCCAGCTCAACGCCATCTCCGACAATGATGCGGCGCTGACCGTCGAGGGTTCCATTCAGGGGCTCAACCTGAAGGAGTTCTTCCTCCTGCTGTCGTCGACCGGGCTCGCCTATCGCCGCTGTGAACTGGTGCGCGTCAACGGCACCGAAATGGACATCAGCTTCCTCAAGGGCAAGCCGACCAAGCGGCGGTCGGGCTCCGACGAAGAGCGGGCCAGGGCCTGA
- a CDS encoding flagellin: MSGIVLSASVRQNLLSLQSTADLLATTQNRLSTGKKVNTALDNPTNFFTAQSLDNRASDINNLLDGIGNGVQVLQAANTGITSLQKLVDSAKSVANQALQAAVGYSQKSQVTTAVITGATTDDIRGTATYSNATLAGTVVNNNLSTPVPITAATKLVTAANSDTLAATPTGTISVNGKSITFSTSQTTSTTDASGNVTLGTGAGSNLTVGDLLTAIDGITGATTASTVSAGALQISTGINQDLNISGSGLAAFGLTATTKARTVATPSPLDGLTLTIGATGNGTATNITFGSGVGKVKSLNDLNAALSANNLQASLSAGGALTISTTNDAASATIGTIGGTAAASGKLFNGLAGSAPVQDPNGLSNRANLVNQYNNILDQITTTAQDASYNGINLLNGDQLKLTFNETGSSTLKIQGVTFDASGLNLTKLVAGTDFIDNASANATLKTLNNASGLLRTQASTLGSNLSIVQIRQDFSKNLINVLQTGSSNLTLADTNEEAANSQALSTRQSIAVSALALANQSQQSVLQLLR; this comes from the coding sequence ATGTCCGGCATCGTCCTCTCGGCATCGGTCCGTCAAAATCTGCTTTCGCTGCAGTCGACGGCCGACCTGCTCGCCACCACGCAGAACCGCTTGTCCACCGGCAAGAAGGTCAACACTGCGCTCGACAATCCGACCAACTTCTTCACCGCGCAGTCGCTCGACAACCGCGCCAGCGACATCAACAACCTGCTGGACGGAATCGGCAACGGCGTGCAGGTGCTGCAGGCCGCCAACACCGGCATCACCTCGCTGCAGAAGCTCGTCGACAGCGCCAAGTCGGTCGCCAACCAGGCGCTGCAGGCGGCAGTCGGCTATTCCCAGAAGTCTCAAGTGACGACCGCCGTGATCACCGGCGCCACCACCGATGATATCCGCGGTACCGCCACCTACAGCAACGCCACCCTCGCCGGTACGGTCGTCAACAACAATCTCTCGACGCCCGTGCCGATCACGGCCGCCACCAAGCTCGTCACCGCGGCCAACTCCGATACCCTGGCGGCGACCCCGACCGGCACGATCAGCGTCAACGGCAAGTCGATCACGTTCTCGACCTCGCAGACCACCTCGACGACCGATGCGTCCGGCAACGTGACCCTCGGCACCGGCGCGGGCAGCAACCTGACGGTCGGCGACCTGCTCACGGCGATCGACGGCATCACCGGCGCGACCACCGCCTCCACGGTGTCGGCTGGCGCGCTCCAGATCAGCACCGGCATCAACCAGGATCTCAACATCTCCGGCTCGGGTCTGGCCGCGTTCGGCCTCACGGCCACGACCAAGGCACGTACCGTGGCGACGCCGTCGCCGCTGGATGGCTTGACGCTGACGATCGGCGCGACCGGCAACGGCACGGCCACCAACATCACGTTTGGTAGCGGCGTCGGCAAGGTGAAGTCCCTCAACGACCTGAACGCCGCACTGTCGGCCAACAACCTGCAGGCCTCGCTCAGCGCGGGCGGTGCGCTCACCATCAGCACCACCAACGATGCTGCGTCGGCGACCATCGGCACGATCGGTGGCACCGCCGCCGCCTCCGGCAAGCTGTTCAACGGCCTCGCGGGCAGCGCTCCGGTGCAGGATCCGAATGGCCTGTCGAACCGCGCCAACCTGGTCAATCAGTACAACAACATCCTGGACCAGATCACCACGACCGCCCAGGATGCGTCGTACAACGGCATCAACCTGCTCAATGGCGATCAGCTCAAGCTGACCTTCAACGAGACGGGCTCCTCGACGCTGAAGATCCAGGGCGTCACCTTCGATGCTTCCGGCCTCAACCTCACCAAGCTGGTTGCCGGCACGGACTTCATCGACAACGCCTCGGCCAACGCCACGCTGAAGACGCTCAACAACGCCAGCGGCCTGCTGCGCACCCAGGCTTCGACCCTCGGTTCGAACCTGTCGATCGTGCAGATCCGCCAGGACTTCTCGAAGAACCTGATCAACGTGCTGCAGACCGGCTCGTCCAACCTGACGCTGGCCGACACCAACGAGGAAGCGGCGAACAGCCAGGCGCTGTCGACCCGCCAGTCGATCGCGGTGTCCGCGCTGGCTCTGGCCAACCAATCGCAGCAGAGCGTTCTGCAGTTGCTCCGCTAA
- a CDS encoding Crp/Fnr family transcriptional regulator — MSAVSRPPNRLLQALPPTEYAQLHPLLETVDLTKETVLADAGAPVQRVYFPHGGVVSMMINLSDGQSVEIATIGRDGVVGASAALHERPLLADAIVVVPGTASMVRAEDFREAANRSAEFRTLVALYEQALMAQTQQSVACNVSHPVEARLSRWLLRARDLCGSEALPLTQEMLAQMIGVRRNAVSIVAHGFQQAGILRYSRGHIEITDIDGLRKAACECYATVKAHTEQLIGPED, encoded by the coding sequence ATGTCCGCGGTATCGCGCCCGCCCAATCGCCTGTTGCAAGCCCTTCCCCCCACGGAATACGCGCAACTTCATCCCCTTCTGGAAACCGTCGACCTGACCAAGGAAACGGTGCTCGCCGATGCCGGCGCGCCGGTGCAGCGGGTTTATTTCCCGCACGGCGGCGTGGTCTCGATGATGATCAATCTGTCCGACGGGCAATCCGTCGAGATTGCAACCATCGGTCGTGACGGTGTCGTCGGCGCATCCGCCGCGCTGCATGAGCGGCCGCTGCTCGCCGACGCGATTGTCGTGGTGCCGGGCACGGCATCGATGGTGCGGGCGGAGGATTTCCGCGAGGCAGCCAATCGCAGCGCCGAGTTCCGGACCCTGGTTGCGCTCTACGAGCAGGCGCTGATGGCGCAGACGCAACAATCCGTCGCCTGCAACGTGTCGCATCCGGTGGAGGCACGGCTGTCGCGCTGGCTGCTGCGCGCACGCGACCTGTGCGGCAGCGAAGCCTTGCCGCTGACCCAGGAGATGCTGGCACAGATGATCGGTGTGCGGCGCAATGCGGTTTCGATCGTCGCCCACGGGTTTCAGCAGGCCGGCATCCTGCGCTACAGCCGCGGCCATATCGAAATCACCGATATCGACGGTCTGCGGAAGGCGGCGTGTGAATGTTATGCGACCGTCAAGGCGCACACCGAACAATTGATCGGGCCGGAAGACTGA
- a CDS encoding PleD family two-component system response regulator: MKTCLVVDDSGVVRKIARRILEGMEFTVIEAEDGAVALEACKRTMPDAVLLDWNMPVMDGFEFLVQLRRMPGGDQPKVVFCTTENGIDHISRALHAGANEYIMKPFDKDIVIAKFQEVGLLALDTPAEA; encoded by the coding sequence ATGAAGACATGTCTTGTCGTCGACGATTCCGGTGTGGTGCGCAAGATCGCACGCCGCATCCTCGAAGGAATGGAATTCACCGTCATCGAAGCCGAGGACGGCGCGGTCGCGCTCGAAGCCTGCAAGCGGACGATGCCGGACGCGGTGCTGCTCGACTGGAACATGCCCGTCATGGACGGCTTCGAATTCCTCGTGCAACTCCGTCGCATGCCCGGTGGCGACCAGCCCAAGGTCGTGTTCTGCACCACCGAGAACGGCATCGACCACATCTCGCGGGCGCTGCATGCCGGCGCCAACGAATACATCATGAAGCCGTTCGACAAGGACATCGTGATCGCGAAATTCCAGGAAGTGGGTCTACTGGCGCTCGATACGCCGGCCGAAGCCTGA
- a CDS encoding protein-glutamate O-methyltransferase CheR, giving the protein MTPPDYEYLRKLLKDHSGLDLSADKQYLIESRLLPLARKCGLSGIPDLVAKIKAGSSTHTVQVVEAMTTNETFFFRDKVPFDHFRDTIMPEVLKARAARRSVRIWCAAGSTGQEPYSLAMCLKEMGAALAGWRVEITATDLSQEVLEKSKAGIYSQFEVQRGLPIQMLVKYFKQSGELWQINPELRAMVQHRQLNLLHDFSQLGTFDVVFCRNVLIYFDQDTKINIFNRLARLMEADGFLVLGAAETVVGLTDTFKPIPERRGLYRPSGLRAALAMPRPAMAVGY; this is encoded by the coding sequence GTGACGCCCCCCGACTACGAGTATCTGCGTAAGCTCCTGAAGGACCATTCCGGTCTCGACCTGTCCGCGGACAAGCAATATCTGATCGAGAGCCGCCTGCTGCCGCTAGCACGCAAATGCGGCCTGTCCGGCATTCCCGACCTGGTCGCCAAGATCAAGGCCGGCTCATCGACGCACACCGTCCAGGTGGTCGAGGCCATGACCACCAACGAGACCTTCTTCTTCCGCGACAAGGTGCCGTTCGACCATTTCCGCGACACCATCATGCCCGAGGTCCTGAAGGCGCGTGCCGCGCGCCGCAGCGTCCGGATCTGGTGCGCCGCCGGCTCGACCGGCCAGGAGCCCTATTCGCTGGCGATGTGCCTCAAGGAGATGGGCGCGGCGCTTGCGGGATGGCGGGTCGAGATCACGGCGACCGATCTGTCGCAGGAGGTGCTGGAGAAGTCGAAGGCCGGCATCTACAGCCAGTTCGAGGTGCAGCGCGGGCTGCCGATCCAGATGCTGGTCAAGTATTTCAAGCAGTCGGGCGAACTCTGGCAGATCAATCCGGAGTTGCGCGCGATGGTGCAGCACCGTCAGCTCAATCTGCTACACGATTTCTCCCAGCTCGGCACCTTCGATGTGGTGTTCTGCCGCAACGTGCTGATCTATTTCGATCAGGACACCAAGATCAACATCTTCAACCGGCTCGCCCGGCTGATGGAGGCCGATGGCTTCCTGGTGCTCGGCGCCGCGGAAACCGTGGTCGGTCTGACCGACACGTTCAAACCGATTCCCGAGCGGCGCGGCCTGTACCGGCCGAGCGGGCTGCGGGCCGCGCTTGCGATGCCAAGGCCTGCCATGGCGGTCGGATATTGA